One segment of Cutaneotrichosporon cavernicola HIS019 DNA, chromosome: 4 DNA contains the following:
- the SEC6 gene encoding uncharacterized protein (Exocyst complex component Sec6) gives MATFSASAAVGEVLRQPDDLVKLSAFRNKLLKEKATLDAKLQEGVRSQLDATRDALLKLQESRAAVAAIREEMIEVEKLKRDKVEGEVFDKITRVSRVHRNFTQTAKMVNELQNMADKVNHLGALLEDDRTQPGGPIGPSPNLLPIHFELQKLESFRNETMHSAKRGTKEDRAILAQWFGPLDVLTHAFESWLWEISANLIEIAGGGNRGTVVRLVKIIEFESNQDEKAVALRLVRKVAANDAARSTQANARVIKNYRHKMLDAMEERIKAKFEAEWEACHGDDLAYIRGLDEWLFADVVRIKDELESLFPADFNVVQWYIKRYHKTLNAMLIRIVQAGPDAQVLLQLHAWIKRYRTTMKGEVPVEWLTPPLLDGRSQDLIEDYVKLIVTKLDEWTVNLQKEEMNKFRLRETEPQITHEGLFGMDGVVDFFQLVNQQVDLSLESNQGAVLARVVTECGRVMHRVQSEWVELVASEVRLSTEKRPEEVAPGLVEYTMALANDQLRAADYTEELQARLEPLVSDKYKGTITGSLNDAIDGYLDAAKQCTSALVQFVFNDLRPATSKLFAPEWYSGALTTTIVATMRDYMSDYQGHLNGSLFDLLVDDMVDAFLATYLTALRRAPAKSLRMPKATDRLNSNVGEAFDLFQNYRAPQDIEGPFEVMKIVGSMLDASAEMVVLDWHAFAKEHGPQLAFTEALLRARDDLDRGDIADTMDTLRRRVAEEGLGDPEEPTIMNRIHGYTGAAGLMRNIATYADNVAGRMRRRD, from the exons ATGGCGAcgttctcggcctcggcggcggtgggcgaggtGCTCCGGCAGCCCGACGATCTCGTCAAGCTGAGCGCGTTCCGCAACAagctgctcaaggagaaggcgacACTCGATGCCAAGTTGCAGGAGGGCGTGCGGtcgcagctcgacgcgacgcgtgACGCACTCCTCAAACTGCAGGAGAGccgggcggcggtggccgcGATACGCGAGGAGAtgatcgaggtcgagaagctcaagcgcgacaaggttgagggcgaggtgttTGACAAGATTACGCGCGTCAGTCGCGTGCACCGTAACTTTACGCAAACTGCCAAGATGGTCAATGAGCTGCAGAACATggccgacaaggtcaaccatctcggcgcgctgctcgaggacgaccgcACGCAGCCTGGTGGGCCCATTGGCCCGTCGCCCAACCTCCTGCCTATCCACTTTGAGTTGCAGAAGCTCGAGTCGTTCCGCAACGAGACAATGCACTCGGCGAAGCGCGGGACGAAAGAGGACAGGGCGATCCTTGCGCAGTGGTTTGGGCCACTCGACGTGCTCACCCACGCGTTTGAGAGCTGGCTGTGGGAGATCAGCGCCAACCTCATCGAGATTGCAGGCGGAGGAAACAGGGGCACGGTCGTGCGGCTGGTGAAAATCATCGAGTTCGAGTCCAACCAAGACGAGAAGGCTGTCGCGCTACGACTGGTACGTAAAGTTGCCGCGAACGATgctgcgcgctcgacgcaGGCCAACGCGCGTGTCATCAAGAACTACCGCCACAAGATGCTGGATGCGATGGAGGAAAGAATTAAGGCCAAGTTCGAAGCCGAGTGGGAGGCGTGTCACGGTGACGACCTGGCATACATccgcggccttgacgagTGGCTgttcgccgacgtcgtgcggatcaaggacgagctcgagtcgctGTTCCCCGCCGACTTTAATGTCGTCCAATGGTACATCAAGCGGTACCACAAGACGCTGAACGCAATGCTCATACGTATCGTCCAGGCCGGGCCAGACGCTCAGGTGCTCCTCCAGTTACACGCGTGGATCAAGCGCTATCGCACGACCATGAAGGGTGAGGTGCCAGTCGAGTGGCTGACGCCCCCTCTGCTGGATGGGCGATCGCAGGACCTTATCGAGGACTACGTCAAGCTCATCGTCACAAAGCTCGACGAGTGGACAGTCAATCtccagaaggaggagatgaacAAGTTCCGCCTGCGCGAAACCGAGCCACAGATCACCCACGAGGGGCTGTTCGGAATGGACGGTGTCGTCGACTTCTTCCAACTCGTCAACCAACAAGTCGACCTGTCGCTCGAGTCGAACCAGGGCGCGGTGCTCGCGCGTGTGGTGACCGAGTGTGGGCGCGTCATGCACCGCGTGCAGAGCGAGTgggttgagctcgtcgcgtcgGAAGTGCGCCTCTCGACCGAGAAGCGGCCGGAGGAGGTCGCCCCAGGCTTGGTCGAGTACACGATGGCACTGGCGAACGACCAGCTCCGCGCAGCCGACTACACCGAGGAGCTTCAGGCGCGCCTAGAGCCCCTCGTGAGCGACAAGTACAAGGGAACGATCACGGGCAGTCTGAACGACGCAATCGACGGCTACCTGGACGCCGCGAAGCAGTGTACGAGCGCACTAGTCCAGTTCGTGTTCAACGACCTCCGCCCCGCCACAAGCAAGCTCTTCGCACCAGAGTGGTACTCGGGTgccttgacgacgacaatCGTCGCAACGATGAGAGACTACATGTCCGACTATCAGGGGCATCTGAACGGGTCTCTCTTCGACCTCCTCGTGGACGACATGGTTgacgccttcctcgccacgTACCTGACAGCACTGCGGCGCGCACCAGCCAAGAGCCTGCGCATGCCCAAGGCAACGGATAGACTGAACAGCAACGTTGGCGAGGCCTTCGACCTGTTCCAGAACTACCGCGCTCCGCAGGACATCGAGGGTCCGTTCGAAGTCATGAAGATTGTCGGGAGCATGTTGGATGCTAGCGCGGAAATGGTCGTGTTGGATTGGCACGCGTTCGCCAAGGAACATGGCCCGCAGCTCGCCTTCACAGAGGCACTattgcgcgcgcgcgacgatCTCGACCGCGGAGATATTGCCGATACGATGGACACgttgcgccgccgcgtGGCAGAGGAGGGACTCGGCGACCCCGAAGAGCCGACTATTATG AACCGTATCCACGGATACACGGGCGCCGCGGGCCTCATGCGCAACATTGCGACGTACGCCGACAACGTGGCTGGGCGAATGCGTCGGCGCGACTAG
- a CDS encoding uncharacterized protein (DnaJ molecular chaperone homology domain) translates to MRPPSLLRCSRCWRGLSTSVSLSARHQDHYAVLKLPHNATKAQIKARFYELSKKTHPDAPGGSSTAFHTINDAYAVLGDDAQRVAYDRQHVPRASGSGVGAGFHPHSPQARRAAGPHRAWEGGPMGDGRGTWGKAAPGPAWTGRRKVDPNLGWGMGMGGSSGHNSTGDLGGMRWGKKESPREKANREKRFGAARRKEEIEGESTGVRLLVVVILLFCIMGIGGGFSTSSAEVEEELD, encoded by the exons ATGCGCCCACCATCGCTCCTCCGCTGCTCCCGATGCTGGCGCGGTCTATCCACCTCGGTCTCGCTAAGTGCGAGGCATCAAGACCACTACGCCGTCCTAAAGCTCCCACACAACGCAACAAAAGCGCAGATCAAAGCGCGGTTCTACGAA CTATCCAAAAAAACGCACCCTGACGCGCCCGGTGGCTCCAGCACCGCCTTCCACACGATCAACGACGCGTACGCTGTACTTGGTGACGACGCGCAACGGGTAGCATATGACCGGCAACACGTACCTCGGGCAAGCGGAAGTGGGGTTGGGGCAGGATTCCACCCGCATTCGCCGCAGGCGCGCCGGGCAGCGGGTCCGCATAGGGCATGGGAAGGAGGGCCGAtgggggatgggagaggGACGTGGGGCAAGGCGGCGCCAGGGCCGGCTTGGACTGgacggaggaaggtggatcCGAATTTGGGgtgggggatggggatggggggGTCTA gcggGCACAACTCCACAGGCGACCTAGGCGGCATGCGCTGgggcaagaaggagagTCCGCGAGAAAAGGCCAACCGCGAGAAGAGGTTTGGCGCCGCACGTCGAAAAGAAGAAATCGAGGGTGAGAGTACCGGGGTGCGGCTGCTCGTCGttgtcatcctcctcttctgTATCATGGGAATTGGGGGCGgcttctcgacgagcagTGCGGAGGTAGAAGAAGAATTGGATTAG
- the SSN6 gene encoding uncharacterized protein (general transcriptional repressor), whose amino-acid sequence MPAGHHMPVHSSYPPPGPGYPNHPSHPMNHPHHHSSRPNGPPPGMPGGGPPMSVPGPPPNMAMSVAPPEPIGPPTNGPVSNGHHGTPAPSMPMSAALRQGKEAMESMIAQLKSANENTWMLIGAVSEQISNQDDAASAFDRALKHNPNSVLALNAAATLARSRDKFDEAVDLFQRILNIKQDNGEVWGSMGHCLLMKDDLPKAYTAYQQALHYLPNPKEPKLWYGIGILYDRYGSFEHAEEAFSSVLKMDPDFEKANEIFFRLGIIYKHQRKYPNSLDCFRRIISNPPRPLTSWDIWFQLGHVYELDRDYVQARDAYMRVLGHQPDHAKVLQQLGWLYHQPGAPFANHEQAIDYLTKSLETDPHDAQSWYLLGRAFMASQRYNKAYEAYQQAVYRDGRNPTFWCSIGVLYFQINQYRDALDAYSRAIRLNPYISEVWFNLGSLYESCNNQISDAIDAYVRAQELEPQNAAIKQRLQLLQSHMNTPLPPPPAPVDVHPSQYSGATPSAGYAPNGSQPGSPPPGHGPAPGPQVGLDAREQPPPPGSGRELPSLPTDYRGPEPSSFRGGAIPPPLAHVDESRGNMSRHAPLAPIDIDRQQEPPREMRESYRDGPNFAGGAPGPNRFDPTTDGRGGSPRRRQAEPGAPYPPGYPPQQHPGYRDREREDWERRGGDPRAVPAHDPRGPSPRPGLHPADPRAGPPRDPRDPRDPREFARSPEGYPPYGGPQYERGGPYPPGYPGPRDLRARERFEEPESKPPIDFSNGRQASLAREHGDMRAPSPAASTSSKASARRKVSDKREDPTRKMKKAPDSKGRRLNGEEPSPRPSPAPSSVRASAPNRAIDEDYDEGVDALMTLANDRRAPSVATDKAPSPVIGTKRPDPPSPDMHSNKKSKASPPVGSPTRQTVIEVLNAPRPPPPPTVERAESNASIEVLNAPRVQSNTDFMKLGRDKDRRSPERPAARQQPSAPTSPWERERRERGEREQRVQREEEKKDETKSPKSPVKRSQSDDRAMPRSPSIVRSPTAEKAPSSKTSVVGAKALSSKGSVSGDKPPSSKGSPMDVAMDKEEKVPSKPTSAFGDDGDVEMEDAEK is encoded by the exons ATGCCTGCTGGGCACCACATGCCCGTGCACTCGTCATATCCTCCGCCTGGGCCAGGCTACCCAAACCACCCTTCTCACCCCATGAACCACCCACACCACCACTCGTCACGCCCCAAtggccctcctcccggcATGCCTGGAGGCGGCCCTCCAATGTCCGTGCCgggccctcctcccaacATGGCCATGAGTGTAGCGCCACCGGAGCCCATTGGCCCTCCAACCAACGGTCCCGTGTCCAACGGTCACCACGGCACTCCGGCGCCCAGCATGCCCATGAGCGCAGCTCTGCGACAAGGCAAGGAGGCTATGGAGAGCATGAttgcgcagctcaagaGTGCTAACGAGAACACCTGGATGCTGATTG GCGCTGTTAGCGAGCAAATATCGAACCAGGATGACGCCGCAAGCGCGTTCGACCGCGCGCTCAAGCACAACCCCAACTCGGTCCTCGCTCTCAACGCAGCAGCCACATTGGCGCGCAGCCGAGACAAGTttgacgaggcggtcgatCTTTTCCAGCGCATCTTGAACATCAAACAGGACAACGGCGAGGTGTGGGGCTCGATGG GACATTGCTTGTTGATGAAGGATGACCTTCCCAAGGCCTACACTGCCTACCAGCAAGCGCTCCACTACTTGCCCAACCCCAAGGAGCCCAAACTATGGTACGGCATCGGCATCTTGTACGACCGATACGGGTCGTTTGAGCACGCCGAAGAAGCGTTCTCGAGCGTCCTCAAAATGGACCCTG ACTTCGAGAAAGCGAACGAGATCTTCTTCCGCCTCGGTATCATATACAAGCACCAGCGCAAGTACCCCAACTCGCTCGACTGCTTCCGCCGCATCATTTCAAatccacctcgtccatTGACGTCCTGGGACATATGGTTCCAACTCGGCCATGTCTACGAGCTCGACCGTGACTATGTCCAGGCACGAGACGCCTACATGCGCGTGCTTGGGCATCAGCCCGATCACGCAAAGGTGCTACAGCAGCTAGGTTGGCTTTACCACCAGCCGGGCGCGCCGTTTGCCAACCACGAGCAGGCCATTGACTATCTGACAAAGTCGTTGGAGACGGACCCTCACGACGCACAGAGCTGGTACCTCTTAGGCCGCGCGTTCATGGCCAGCCAGCGCTACAACAAGGCATACGAGGCGTACCAGCAGGCGGTGTACCGCGACGGCCGCAATCCAACATTCTGGTGTTCAATCGGTGTCCTATATTTCCAGATCAACCAGTACCGTGACGCCCTAGACGCATACTCTCGCGCCATTCGCTTGAACCCATACATCTCCGAAGTCTGGTTCAACCTAGGAAGCCTATACGAGTCGTGCAACAACCAGATCAGCGACGCCATCGATGCCTACGTGAGAGCGCAAGAGCTAGAGCCGCAGAACGCTGCGATCAAGCAGCGTCTCCAGCTCCTACAGAGCCACATGAACACgcctctcccacctccgcctgcgcccgtcgacgtccaCCCGTCGCAGTACAGCGGAGCGACTCCGAGCGCGGGTTACGCGCCCAATGGCAGCCAGCCTGGCTCTCCGCCACCAGGCCACGGACCTGCTCCAGGTCCTCAGGTTGGCCTAGACGCTCGCGAGCAACCGCCTCCGCCAGGATCTGGGCGCGAACTCCCTTCACTCCCAACCGACTATCGTGGCCCCGAGCCGTCGTCGTTCCGTGGTGGCGCTATCCCACCACCGCTCGCCCACGTCGACGAGTCGCGCGGAAACATGTCCCGACACGCCCCCTTGGCGCCTATCGACATAGACCGCCAGCAGGAGCCGCCCCGTGAGATGCGCGAAAGTTACCGTGACGGCCCCAACTTTGCTGGTGGCGCACCTGGGCCTAACCGCTTTGACCCAACCACTGACGGTCGTGGGGGAtcgccgcgacgacgccagGCGGAGCCTGGTGCCCCGTACCCACCGGGATACCCTCCTCAGCAGCACCCGGGGTATCGCGAccgtgagcgcgaggactGGGAACGTCGCGGTGGTGACCCTCGCGCCGTACCGGCCCACGACCCCCGCGGaccatcgccgaggcccgGCCTGCATCCGGCTGACCCACGGGCAGGGCCACCTCGCGACCCTCGCGACCCACGAGACCCGCGCGAGTTTGCTCGCTCACCCGAAGGGTACCCTCCTTACGGCGGCCCGCAGTACGAGCGTGGTGGGCCGTACCCACCTGGCTACCCGGGCCCCCGGGAtctgcgcgcgcgagagAGGTTTGAGGAGCCTGAGAGCAAGCCGCCCATCGACTTTAGCAACGGCCGCCAggcgtccttggcgcgcgagcacggTGATATGCGCGCCCCGTCTCCGGCGGCGTCTACCAGCAGCAAAgccagcgcgcgccgcAAAGTGTCGGACAAGCGCGAGGACCCTACCCGCAAGATGAAGAAAGCGCCTGACTCGAAGGGCCGTCGCCTgaacggcgaggagccAAGTCCGCGGCCCAGCCCCGCGCCATCGAGTGTGCGCGCGTCTGCGCCCAACCGCGCTAttgacgagg attATGACGAAGGTGTTGATGCTCTAATGACTCTGGCCAACGaccgtcgcgcgccttcGGTCGCAACGGACAAGGCGCCGAGCCCGGTAATTGGCACCAAACGCCCGGATCCGCCCTCGCCTGACATGCACAGCAACAAGAAGTCCAAGGCATCGCCACCGGTCGGCAGCCCGACGCGCCAGACCGTCATCGAGGTACTGAACGCGCCGcgaccaccgccgccgcccaccgtcgagcgcgccgagtcGAACGCGAGCATCGAGGTGCTGAATGCGCCGCGCGTCCAGTCGAACACGGACTTCATGAAACTTGGGCGCGACAAGGACCGTCGGTCGCCAGAGCGCCCCGCAGCTCGTCAGcagccgtcggcgccgaccTCTCCTTGGGAGCGCGaacgccgcgagcgcggtgAGCGTGAACAGAGAGTTCAGCgcgaagaggagaagaaggacgagaCCAAGTCGCCAAAGTCGCCAGTGAAGCGGAGCCAGTCGGACGACCGTGCCATGCCGCGCTCACCGTCGATCGTTCGCTCGCCTACAGCGGAGAAGGCTCCGTCGAGCAAGACCAGTGTTGTCGGTGCCAAGGCTCTGTCGAGCAAGGGCAGCGTGTCTGGTGACAAGCCTCCTTCGAGCAAGGGTAGCCCGATGGACGTGGCgatggacaaggaggagaaggtaCCATCCAAGCCCACCTCTGCTTTTGGGGACGACGGGGACGTAGAGATGGAGGACGCGGAGAAGTAG
- a CDS encoding uncharacterized protein (NUDIX domain), whose product MHSVTIRPNQNQNHVLAPPRPYVPFHVAPSDFAASLPPVGLLRPEVLQALDGDAGYESVRTDKGVCVTFSPTVLAGGRAAMDGAIAETAARWRKAGQFNPCLAGWRNELYAIYASPQSAAFSSLSSPPRGGWRNAAFACERAACAVFGFATFGVHMTAYEGEGENMKIWVPRRSPTKATWPGMLDNSVAGGITAGMTPRDTMVKECDEEASLPASLVEARLKNVGLATYWYITEAGFLQPEVEYLYDLPLPPRDSAEYVLPRPHDDEVESFHLMTVPEAIAALHRGEFKPNCGIILVDFLIRHSLITPENEPDYIEICWHMRRRLGVGMPA is encoded by the exons ATGCAC TCTGTGACAATCC GCCCGAACCAGAACCAGAACCATGTCCTCGCTCCTCCCCGTC CCTATGTTCCCTTCCACGTAGCACCGTCTGATTTCGCGGCCAGTCTCCCGCCAGTCGGCTTGTTGCGTCCTGAAGTGTTGCAGGCGCTGGACGGAGACGCGGGCTACGAGTCCGTGCGTACCGACAAGGGCGTATGCGTGACCTTTTCACCTACTGTTCTAGCGGGTGGCCGGGCGGCGATGGACGGCGCTATCGCcgagacggcggcgcgttgGCGCAAGGCAGGGCAGTTCAATCCCTGTCTCGCTGGATGGCGTAACGAGCTATACGCGATTTATGCGTCTCCTCAAAGTGCAGCAttctcatctctctcatctcctccaAGAGGTGGGTGGCGCAACGCCGCATTTGCgtgcgagcgcgccgcatGCGCCGTATTCGGATTCGCGACCTTTGGGGTCCACATGACGGCgtacgagggcgagggcgagaatATGAAGATCTGGGTACCGCGCAGAAGCCCCACCAAAGCCACATGGCCCGGCATGCTCGACAAT agCGTGGCAGGCGGCATTACGGCCGGAATGACTCCCCGCGATACCATGGTCAAAGAgtgcgacgaggaggcgtcGCTCCCTGCCAGTCTAGTTGAGGCGCGCCTCAAAAACGTCGGCCTCGCAACGTACTGGTACATCACCGAGGCTGGGTTTTTACAGCCAGAAGTCGA ATACCTATACGACCtgcctctccctccccgcgATTCGGCAGAGTACGtcctcccacgcccacacgacgacgaggtcgagtcgTTCCACCTCATGACCGTTCCCGAGGCCATAGCGGCCCTCCACCGAGGCGAGTTTAAGCCTAACTGCGGGATCATTCTCGTCGACTTCCTCATCCGCCACTCGCTCATCACCCCTGAAAATGAGCCAGACTACATCGAGATCTGCTGGCAcatgcgccgccgcctgggTGTGGGTATGCCAGCGTAG
- the GIM5 gene encoding uncharacterized protein (Prefoldin subunit), which translates to MAEQQITLTDLDPNQLQEVKKQLDEELDHLTSSFAQLKQAQAKFRGCVGDIDELKPAVKDREVLVPLLSSLYVPGKLGDTSHVIVDVGTGYYVRKTREEAKKHYNDKAAFVQKNLETLQKTIERKQENAQSVVQVLQMKLQEGVRRRK; encoded by the exons ATGGCAGAACAGCAGATCACGCTTACCGACCTCGACCCGAACCAGCTGCAGGAGGTCAAGAAGCAGCTTGATGAG GAACTGGACCACctcacctcgtcgttcGCACAGCTcaagcaggcgcaggcAAAGTTCCGGGGATGCGTTGGGGATattgacgagctcaagccgGCGGTGAAGG ACCGCGAGGTGCTCGTGCCGCTCCTCTCGTCACTGTACGTCCCCGGCAAGTTGGGGGACACGAGCCacgtcatcgtcgacgtcgggaCAGGATACTACGTCCGCAAG AcccgcgaggaggccaagaagcacTACAACGACAAGGCGGCTTTTGTACAGAAGAACCTCGAGACGTTACAGAAGACTATTGAGCGCAAGCAGGAGAACGCGCAGAGTGTCGTGCAGGTGCTCCAGATGAAGCTGCAGGAGGGTG tgcggcggcgcaagTAG
- the QNS1 gene encoding uncharacterized protein (NAD synthase), with product MHLVTVATCQLRQWALDFDGNCQRILASIGIAKERGATLRVGPELEIPGYGCLDHFLEGDTEQHSWEVLATILQSEEAKDIVCDIGMPIIHKSTNYNCRVVIANGKIVLIRPKMWMANDGNYRELRHFTPWGKPRQTEDYYLPDFIQTITGQECVPFGDATIKTADRLTIGVELCEELFTPNSPHIGMALDGVEIITNSSGSHHELRKLNRRVELIKEATMKSGGLYLYANQQGCDGDRLYYDGSCMIVLNGKILARGSQFSLNEVEVVTATIDIGAVHAHRTASSRRMQAAASESYPRFRADVRLDGGMGMRPGVVETKASEPDMVYHTPEEEIALGPACWLWDYLRRSRTQGYFLPLSGGIDSCATATIVHSMCRLVAKAATGGNQQVIADARRMTGEPDDSSYLPVDPREFASRIFHTCYMGTENSSAETRKRAKDLAEAIGAYHVDLNMDTAVSAVRGIFTLITGKSPRFAVHGGSNAENLALQNIQARLRMVVGYLFAQLLPWARGRQGGLLVLGSANVDESLRGYLTKYDCSSADVNPIGGISKTDLKRFIAYAETQFEMPILRSFLDAIPSAELIPIGEDNAVQSDEVEMGMTYDELSVFGRLRKVEKCGPFSMYGKLVQEWGNALAPSEIARKVKHFWFMHAINRHKMTTLTPSVHMESYSPDDNRFDLRPFLYPSRFDHQFSKIDALAAALPDMSTQAGPDKAKVD from the exons ATGCACCTCGTCACCGTCGCGACGTGTCAGCTGCGCCAGTGGGcgctcgactttgacggCAACTGCCAGCGAATCCTCGCGTCAATCGGGAttgccaaggagcgcgGTGCGACCCTTCGCGTCGGCCCCGAACTCGAGATTCCAGGCTACGGATGTCTAGACCACTTCCTTGAGG GCGATACTGAGCAGCACTCGTGGGAGGTGCTCGCCACCATCCTGcagagcgaggaggccaaggacatTGTGTGCGACATTGGCAT GCCAATCATCCACAAGAGCACCAACTACAACTGTCGGGTCGTTATTGCGAATGGCAAGATTGTGCTCATTCGTCCCAAGATGTGGATGGCCAACGATGGCAACTAC CGTGAACTGCGCCACTTTACGCCGTGGGGCAAGCCGCGGCAGACAGAGGACTACTATCTTCCCGACTTCATCCAGACCATTACGGGGCAGGAGTGCGTCCCCTTCGGCGATGCCACGATCAAGACGGCCGACCGGCTGACCATCGGCGTTGAGCTGTGCGAGGAGCTGTTCACGCCCAACTCGCCGCATATCGGGATGGCGCTTGACGGTGTCGAGATCATCACCAACAGTAGTGGGAGCCACcacgagctgcgcaagctcaaccGCCGCGTCGAACTGATCAAGGAGGCCACGATGAAGTCGGGCGGCCTGTACCTCTACGCCAACCAGCAGGGTTGTGACGGCGACCGACTGTATTATGATGGGTCGTGCATGATCGTCCTTAATGGCAAGATCCTCGCTCGTGGATCGCAGTTCTCCCTcaacgaggtcgaggtcgtcacTGCCACCATCGATATTGGGGCGGTTCACGCCCACCGTACCGCCAGTAGCCGGCGGATGCAGGCAGCCGCGAGCGAGAGCTATCCCCGTTTTAGAGCGGACgtgcgcctcgacggcgggATGGGTATGCGCCCAGGCGTGGTTGAGACCAAGGCCTCTGAGCCCGACATGGTGTACCACACccccgaggaggagattgcCCTTGGCCCAGCCTGTTGGCTGTGGGACTATCTCCGCCGCTCACGCACACAGGGATACTTCCTCCCCCTAAGCGGTGGGATTGACAGCTGCGCAACGGCTACCATCGTGCACTCGATGtgtcgcctcgtcgccaaggctgcGACCGGGGGCA ACCAGCAGGTGATTGCTGACGCGCGCCGCATGACTGGCGAGCCCGACGACAGCTCGTATCTCCCTGTCGACCCGCGCGAGTTCGCCAGCCGCATCTTCCACACTTGCTACATGGGGACGGAGAACTCGTCTGCCGAAACCCGCAAGCGCGCAAAAGACCTCGCAGAGGCGATCGGCGCATACCACGTCGACCTGAACATGGACACGGCCGTGTCGGCCGTCAGGGGCATCTTCACTCTGATTACCGGCAAGTCTCCCCGTTTTGCAGTACATGGTGGCTCGAATGCCGAGAATTTGGCACTGCAGAACATCCAGGCGCGCCTGCGCATGGTCGTGGGATACCTCTTTGCCCAGCTCCTTCCCTGGGCTCGGGGGCGGCAGGGtggtctcctcgtcctgggTTCCGCCAACGTCGACGAATCTCTCCGCGGCTATCTGACGAAATACGactgctcgagcgcagACGTCAACCCGATCGGAGGAATCTCCAAGACGGACCTGAAGCGGTTCATCGCGTACGCCGAGACGCAATTCGAGATGCCCATCCTCCGCtcgttcctcgacgccatccCCAGCGCCGAACTCATACCTATTGGAGAGGACAATGCCGTCCAAtccgacgaggtcgagatggGCATGACCTACGATGAACTGAGTGTGTTTGGGCGTCtgcgcaaggtcgagaaATGCGGTCCCTTCAGCATGTACGGCAAGCTCGTACAGGAGTGGGGCAATGCTCTTGCGCCAAGCGAGATTGCGCGCAAGGTCAAGCATTTCTGGTTCATGCACGCCATTAATCGACACAAGATGACTACTCTTACGCCAAGCGTGCATATGGAGAGTTATAGCCCAGACGATAACCGCTTCGACCTGCGCCCTTTCCTTTACCCCAGCCGCTTTGACCACCAGTTCTCCAAGATTGAcgcgcttgccgccgcACTCCCCGACATGTCGACGCAGGCGGGGcccgacaaggccaaggttgATTAG